A single region of the Thermoanaerobacterium aotearoense genome encodes:
- a CDS encoding ABC transporter permease, with protein sequence MALMQAIKMSLKSIIDNKLRSFLTMLGIVIGVMSVIGLVSLGQGATEGVTSQIKSMGSNLIMVSIMGRGMDTSLSYSQAMSIGDSPYISQISPIMSANAYAKYGDQSYEENISGVNENYATLRNLKLREGRFILSIDNDMRQKVAVIGSNVASDLFGFTDPLGKTIQLDGNNFTVVGVLASGGSSISNSYDDSIFIPIKTMFVFQRNRGITQIYLSASSEQYVNIAQYHVENMLNTIFKGDTNAYRILNQSDLLSTVNSVSNTLSMMLGGIAGIALIVGGIGIMNIMLVSVTERTREIGIRKALGAKKRDILLQFMIESLTISGVGGIVGVIFGFIASYLMGHFMNMTVSPSINTILISFSFSLLIGLFFGMYPANKAAGLKPIEALHYE encoded by the coding sequence ATGGCATTGATGCAGGCAATAAAAATGTCCTTAAAAAGCATAATAGACAACAAACTAAGATCATTTCTAACCATGCTTGGAATAGTAATAGGCGTAATGTCAGTAATAGGACTGGTAAGCTTAGGACAAGGAGCCACAGAAGGAGTAACATCGCAGATAAAAAGCATGGGTTCAAACCTAATAATGGTATCAATAATGGGCAGGGGTATGGACACATCCCTGTCCTACAGCCAAGCCATGTCAATAGGAGACTCACCGTACATATCGCAAATATCCCCAATAATGAGTGCCAACGCATATGCCAAGTACGGTGACCAATCATACGAAGAAAACATAAGCGGAGTAAACGAAAACTATGCCACACTGAGAAATTTAAAATTAAGAGAAGGTAGGTTCATACTATCAATAGACAATGACATGAGGCAAAAAGTAGCGGTAATAGGCAGTAACGTAGCCAGCGATTTGTTTGGATTCACAGATCCCTTAGGCAAAACAATACAACTGGATGGAAACAACTTCACAGTAGTAGGAGTATTAGCATCAGGAGGCTCATCAATATCAAACTCCTATGACGACTCGATATTCATCCCAATAAAGACGATGTTCGTATTCCAGAGAAACAGAGGAATAACTCAGATATACCTAAGCGCATCATCAGAACAATACGTAAACATAGCACAATACCATGTAGAAAACATGCTAAACACAATATTCAAAGGTGACACAAACGCATATAGAATATTAAACCAATCAGACCTATTATCAACAGTAAACAGCGTCAGCAACACACTGTCCATGATGCTGGGCGGAATAGCAGGCATAGCATTAATAGTAGGCGGCATAGGCATAATGAACATAATGTTAGTATCAGTCACAGAGAGGACGAGAGAAATAGGCATAAGAAAAGCATTAGGAGCTAAGAAAAGGGACATACTACTGCAGTTCATGATAGAATCGCTGACCATAAGCGGAGTAGGAGGGATAGTAGGAGTAATCTTTGGATTTATAGCATCGTATCTGATGGGACATTTCATGAACATGACGGTAAGCCCATCAATAAACACGATATTAATATCATTCTCATTTTCCCTCTTGATAGGCTTATTCTTTGGGATGTATCCTGCAAACAAGGCAGCGGGGCTTAAACCGATTGAGGCTTTACACTATGAATGA